The Nonlabens spongiae genome contains a region encoding:
- a CDS encoding serine acetyltransferase translates to MNSHLKRFEKIVLANHPEVVEDVQITYGLRGCDERKTNFSERFKHLMKYYPEFVYVFQWRTGLLKSSRLKSLFKYTDYQCKIFKSTKIEGGMACYHPYASVINAKNIGRNFEFRNSITIGNKSNDNRLIPTIGDNVKIGANACIIGDIKIGNNVIIGAGSIVVRDVPNNVVVAGNPARVIKALE, encoded by the coding sequence ATGAATTCTCACCTCAAGAGATTTGAAAAAATTGTGCTCGCAAATCATCCAGAAGTGGTAGAAGATGTACAGATAACTTATGGATTGAGGGGGTGCGATGAACGCAAAACTAATTTCTCAGAGCGTTTCAAGCATCTTATGAAGTATTATCCCGAGTTTGTTTATGTGTTTCAATGGCGTACAGGGCTTCTCAAATCCAGTCGTTTAAAATCTCTGTTTAAGTATACTGATTACCAGTGCAAAATCTTCAAAAGTACCAAAATTGAAGGAGGAATGGCTTGTTATCATCCTTATGCAAGTGTTATTAATGCTAAAAACATCGGTAGGAATTTTGAATTCAGAAACAGTATTACGATAGGCAATAAATCAAATGACAACCGGCTCATTCCTACCATAGGCGATAATGTCAAGATTGGTGCTAATGCTTGCATCATAGGCGATATTAAAATTGGTAATAATGTGATCATTGGCGCGGGCTCAATTGTTGTTAGAGATGTGCCTAATAATGTGGTTGTGGCAGGGAATCCAGCTCGTGTGATTAAAGCTTTAGAATAA
- a CDS encoding asparagine synthetase B family protein: MTTSFKSPIIPSEQKFARIHGESHEPDLKSICLYAATGFFWGDATYYRDLKAVQPGTLNNIDEDGFLLDSKPWFNWYYEPHGQSFQESVKQHELLLEQIIDEQVGEQNVILPLSGGLDSRSQAVALHKLGKKVSSYSYSFAGGFKEHEISEQIAKKCNFEFQAFEIPHGYLWDDIEKLAQINGCYSEFTHPRQMAVVEDLRKLDGVFSLGHWGDVLFDRGGDEGIEQNDLVKYIHKKVIKKGGLELATQLWKSWGVEGNFQEYLSEVTLDLLKRIEIKNTSAKVRAFKSMYWAPRWTSINMSVFKAAHPITLPYYDDRMCELICNIPEEHLADRKIQIEYIKQNNPAVAQITWQDHKPYNLFNYHRDKSPNNLPYRVKNKIKRMVNDKMGRKYIQRNWELQFLGDENKQHLESYLFNDTFSNFIDPEIVQKVYASFKNDDQVYYSHPVSMLLTLSLWNNKLRD; this comes from the coding sequence ATGACTACTAGTTTCAAGAGTCCTATAATACCCAGTGAACAAAAATTTGCTCGAATTCATGGTGAATCGCATGAACCGGATCTGAAATCCATTTGTTTATATGCTGCCACGGGTTTTTTCTGGGGAGATGCTACTTACTACCGTGACTTGAAAGCTGTACAACCTGGTACTTTAAATAATATTGATGAAGACGGGTTCTTACTAGATTCTAAACCTTGGTTCAATTGGTACTACGAGCCGCATGGACAATCTTTTCAAGAATCTGTTAAGCAACATGAGTTGTTGCTCGAGCAAATAATAGATGAACAGGTAGGTGAACAAAACGTAATCCTTCCTCTTTCTGGAGGTCTCGATAGCAGAAGCCAGGCAGTGGCACTTCATAAACTGGGTAAAAAAGTATCGTCGTATTCCTATTCATTCGCTGGTGGTTTTAAGGAGCATGAAATCAGCGAGCAAATTGCTAAGAAATGCAATTTTGAATTTCAGGCTTTTGAAATACCACATGGCTACCTCTGGGACGATATTGAAAAACTGGCACAAATAAATGGTTGCTATTCAGAGTTTACGCACCCGCGCCAGATGGCAGTAGTTGAAGATTTGAGAAAGCTAGATGGAGTTTTTTCTTTGGGCCACTGGGGCGATGTGCTTTTTGATCGAGGTGGCGATGAAGGTATCGAGCAGAATGACCTTGTCAAATACATTCATAAGAAGGTGATAAAAAAAGGAGGGCTAGAATTAGCCACTCAATTATGGAAATCTTGGGGTGTCGAGGGAAACTTTCAAGAGTATCTCTCTGAGGTTACCTTGGATTTATTGAAAAGAATTGAAATTAAAAATACATCTGCTAAAGTTCGCGCCTTCAAATCAATGTACTGGGCGCCTAGATGGACAAGCATCAATATGAGTGTTTTTAAAGCGGCACATCCTATTACCTTACCCTACTATGACGATAGGATGTGCGAGTTGATTTGCAACATCCCAGAAGAACATCTCGCTGATCGCAAGATCCAAATCGAATACATTAAACAAAATAATCCTGCAGTGGCGCAGATCACTTGGCAGGACCACAAGCCATACAATTTATTCAATTATCACCGTGATAAGTCTCCCAACAATCTACCTTATCGCGTAAAGAATAAGATCAAGCGTATGGTCAATGATAAGATGGGAAGGAAATATATTCAACGTAACTGGGAGCTTCAGTTCTTAGGGGATGAAAATAAGCAGCACTTAGAGTCTTATCTTTTCAATGATACTTTTTCAAACTTCATCGATCCTGAGATCGTACAAAAGGTTTATGCCAGCTTTAAAAACGATGATCAAGTTTATTATTCCCATCCTGTGAGCATGTTGCTGACCTTGAGCTTATGGAACAATAAGCTGCGTGATTGA
- a CDS encoding glycosyltransferase — protein sequence MSRPLKILFTIPNFETAGSGKVVYDLVKGLNREKFHPEILVKHSRGKFFKEVEKLGVPIHVFDYETDYKPLWNFPFRVLRVSRYLKSLDVDIIHSWHWSSDFSEPLAARMAGIKFIYTKKAMGWGNKAWVWRSKLSTKVIAINKDMMSEFFAKLPSVHATYLPLGLDTEVYQPQEYHRPTAVKHGIVYDDFVVISVVNMVPVKGIEILIEAFLQTNIPNKKLLLVGNDRSEYVDQLKLKYCKKHPEVIFTGKQQEVRNYLSIADVFVIPTKNEGKREGMPMAPVEAMSSALPVIGSRVSGVTDILEGFEDWIFDAGNTHSLSDKLTEFYKLPKESKENIGVEMRAKVIDQYSLQEFIRSREQVYESV from the coding sequence ATGTCGAGACCTCTTAAAATCCTTTTTACCATACCAAATTTTGAGACAGCTGGTAGTGGAAAAGTCGTTTATGACCTAGTGAAGGGGCTCAATAGAGAAAAATTTCATCCAGAGATTTTAGTGAAGCATTCTAGAGGTAAATTTTTCAAAGAAGTTGAGAAACTAGGTGTCCCCATACATGTTTTTGATTATGAAACGGATTACAAGCCTTTATGGAACTTCCCGTTTCGAGTCCTTAGAGTTTCTAGGTATCTTAAAAGTCTGGATGTCGATATTATACATTCCTGGCATTGGAGTTCAGACTTTTCAGAACCTCTGGCAGCGCGCATGGCGGGAATAAAGTTTATTTATACAAAAAAGGCGATGGGATGGGGCAATAAAGCCTGGGTATGGCGCTCTAAATTGAGTACAAAGGTCATTGCAATCAATAAAGACATGATGAGTGAGTTTTTTGCGAAGCTCCCTTCAGTTCACGCTACCTACTTACCGCTGGGCTTGGATACAGAAGTTTATCAACCGCAAGAGTATCACCGACCTACCGCGGTTAAACATGGGATTGTTTATGACGATTTCGTTGTGATCTCAGTTGTAAATATGGTACCGGTAAAAGGCATAGAGATTTTAATAGAAGCTTTTCTCCAAACCAATATTCCCAATAAAAAGCTATTGCTTGTAGGTAATGATCGATCTGAATACGTGGATCAACTCAAATTGAAATATTGCAAAAAGCATCCAGAAGTGATTTTTACAGGAAAACAGCAAGAGGTTAGAAATTATCTTTCCATTGCAGATGTTTTTGTGATCCCGACTAAAAATGAAGGTAAGCGTGAAGGCATGCCTATGGCTCCAGTTGAGGCTATGAGTAGTGCTTTGCCAGTAATTGGATCTAGAGTTTCAGGGGTGACTGATATCTTGGAAGGTTTTGAAGACTGGATCTTTGATGCTGGAAATACTCATTCATTATCTGACAAACTCACGGAGTTCTACAAACTTCCTAAAGAAAGCAAAGAGAATATAGGTGTTGAAATGCGTGCAAAAGTAATCGATCAATATTCTCTTCAAGAGTTTATTAGATCTAGAGAGCAAGTATATGAGTCAGTATAA
- a CDS encoding sulfotransferase family protein, producing MSQYKKHAIILGSARSGTSWLSENLAKPFRYRMLFEPEHDDNTPKGHLLTDKLFLNRKEVSKNASHYLHQVLKNRVDSDWIAQNSNRKYKMHLWPVVPKKFIVKFVRFNLSGLYVARDLGIPTVHIIRNPIEVIKSQKRVAFPWLLDFQYFLNQPQLIDILRNEYSYDLKAIESKTDTEKLVVRWCLENVIPLEYYRYSDENFYVVKHEDLRKNISVYKELCTNLGLEVVENIESEYKKPSSKTHPKSHIQGKRDKNLLLEPSEMDTITSILNQFKQSLYHV from the coding sequence ATGAGTCAGTATAAAAAGCACGCAATCATTTTGGGGTCTGCTAGAAGTGGCACGAGCTGGTTGAGCGAGAATCTGGCAAAGCCTTTCCGGTATAGAATGTTGTTTGAGCCTGAGCATGATGATAATACTCCAAAAGGTCATCTTCTAACCGATAAGCTTTTTTTAAACAGAAAGGAGGTGTCAAAAAATGCGAGTCATTATTTGCACCAAGTTTTGAAAAATAGAGTTGATAGTGACTGGATTGCACAGAATTCAAATAGAAAGTATAAAATGCATCTATGGCCAGTAGTGCCTAAGAAGTTTATCGTAAAATTTGTGAGGTTCAACCTTTCAGGACTTTATGTGGCTCGAGATTTAGGAATTCCCACAGTTCATATCATCAGGAATCCCATTGAAGTAATTAAATCACAAAAACGTGTGGCTTTTCCTTGGCTTTTAGATTTTCAATACTTCTTAAATCAGCCTCAACTCATCGATATTCTCAGAAATGAATATAGTTATGATCTCAAAGCAATTGAAAGTAAGACAGATACAGAAAAACTTGTCGTACGCTGGTGCCTAGAAAATGTGATCCCTTTAGAATATTACCGCTATTCCGATGAAAATTTCTATGTAGTAAAGCATGAAGATTTACGTAAAAACATAAGTGTTTATAAGGAGCTGTGTACTAACCTCGGCCTTGAAGTAGTTGAAAACATTGAGAGCGAGTACAAAAAGCCATCAAGTAAAACCCATCCTAAATCACATATTCAAGGAAAGCGTGATAAGAACTTGCTGCTGGAACCATCAGAAATGGATACGATCACGTCAATCTTGAACCAATTTAAACAATCACTTTACCACGTCTAA
- a CDS encoding 3-deoxy-manno-octulosonate cytidylyltransferase yields the protein MQDFVIVIPARYESTRLPGKPLLDIHGKSLLRRTYEQCIKAVDDRIVYVATDDKRIIKHCEKYDIQAVLTSSNCLTGTDRVAEFAIKVPAKTYINVQGDEPLMNPKDILNTIKAIKEHPYDIINGYASIDSEEDYRSSSIPKVVSRPDGRLLYMSRSPIPGNKKHDFIKSWRQICVYGFPAEALKQFAALKHKTPLENEEDIEILRFLELGYEVRMIELSANSVAVDTPADLLKVQDIISKKECYD from the coding sequence ATGCAAGATTTTGTAATCGTGATACCAGCGAGATATGAATCTACAAGATTACCAGGAAAACCTTTACTAGACATTCATGGGAAATCTTTATTGCGGCGTACCTATGAACAGTGTATCAAAGCAGTAGACGATAGAATAGTGTATGTTGCTACCGATGATAAAAGAATAATAAAACATTGTGAGAAGTATGACATTCAAGCAGTGTTGACCTCCAGTAATTGTCTCACTGGAACCGATCGTGTAGCTGAATTTGCTATAAAAGTTCCAGCAAAAACTTATATCAACGTTCAGGGAGATGAGCCGCTGATGAACCCTAAAGATATATTGAACACCATAAAAGCGATCAAAGAACATCCTTATGATATTATAAACGGTTATGCCTCAATTGATAGTGAAGAAGACTATAGAAGCTCAAGTATCCCTAAAGTTGTCTCTAGGCCAGATGGGAGACTTTTATACATGTCTAGGTCACCTATTCCAGGAAATAAAAAACATGATTTTATAAAGTCTTGGCGTCAAATCTGTGTCTATGGTTTTCCTGCAGAGGCTCTTAAACAATTTGCTGCTCTAAAGCATAAAACGCCTCTAGAAAATGAAGAAGATATTGAAATTCTACGTTTTCTTGAGCTAGGATATGAAGTCAGAATGATTGAATTGTCTGCAAATTCTGTGGCTGTAGATACGCCAGCTGACCTTTTAAAGGTTCAGGATATTATCTCAAAGAAAGAATGTTATGATTAA
- a CDS encoding glycosyltransferase family 4 protein — MTITLVLPQPPAYSETFFRSKISGLQESGYKVILVTGSSEQKFTECLHLQHPRVSQNAFVQILKMGYTFIGLLSHLARIIKYIKLEKSNGTSMGRILEKIYLNSTLLKLDTDWLHYGFATMAMDRELVGKSIGAKVAVSFRGYDIDVFPLNKDDVYGKLWHNLDRVHSISNYLIEKAYELGLPQDITSEVITPAVDIDNLPKCTESSRQRSKKLKIITIARLHWIKGIDDLIEVAQLLKQKSIDFEWIIVGDGDKKHLERYKYRLYEKGLQGEVKLLGKRSHAETLKILCDCSIYVQTSLSEGFCNAVLEAQAMGKLCIVTDGGALIENVENGKSGWVVPKLDPESMRDKIIEVSSLSSIETNEISNYARLRVKRLFTLENQKRQFNRFYNS; from the coding sequence ATGACGATAACCCTAGTTTTACCTCAACCTCCTGCTTATTCAGAGACTTTCTTTAGGTCTAAAATCTCAGGGCTTCAAGAGTCAGGGTACAAGGTAATTTTAGTAACAGGTTCCTCAGAGCAAAAGTTTACCGAGTGCTTGCATTTACAGCACCCTAGAGTGAGTCAAAATGCATTTGTACAGATTCTGAAAATGGGTTACACGTTTATAGGGTTACTATCTCATTTAGCTCGCATTATCAAGTATATAAAGCTTGAGAAAAGCAACGGTACAAGCATGGGTCGCATTTTGGAAAAAATCTATCTAAATTCGACTTTATTAAAACTTGATACGGATTGGCTACATTATGGATTTGCTACGATGGCGATGGACAGAGAGCTAGTTGGAAAATCTATAGGTGCTAAGGTTGCGGTTAGTTTCAGAGGTTATGATATTGATGTATTTCCATTAAACAAGGATGATGTCTATGGAAAACTTTGGCATAATCTAGACAGAGTGCATAGTATTTCAAATTATTTGATTGAAAAGGCTTATGAATTAGGACTGCCTCAAGATATAACCAGTGAAGTCATAACACCAGCGGTAGATATAGACAACTTGCCAAAATGCACGGAAAGCAGTAGACAACGATCAAAAAAACTAAAAATTATCACTATAGCGCGTTTGCATTGGATCAAGGGGATCGACGACTTGATAGAGGTGGCACAACTTCTTAAACAAAAATCGATAGACTTTGAATGGATAATTGTGGGCGATGGAGACAAGAAGCATTTAGAACGATATAAATACAGGCTTTACGAGAAAGGACTTCAAGGCGAAGTGAAATTACTTGGAAAACGTAGTCATGCTGAGACGCTCAAAATTTTATGCGATTGTTCTATATACGTTCAAACTAGCTTGAGTGAAGGGTTTTGCAATGCCGTTCTTGAAGCACAAGCGATGGGTAAATTATGCATAGTTACTGATGGTGGTGCTTTGATAGAAAACGTAGAGAACGGTAAGAGTGGGTGGGTAGTGCCTAAACTTGATCCAGAATCAATGAGGGATAAGATTATTGAGGTGAGTTCTTTATCAAGCATTGAAACAAATGAAATCTCAAACTATGCTAGACTAAGAGTTAAGAGATTGTTTACCCTAGAAAATCAAAAAAGACAGTTCAATAGATTTTATAATTCGTAA